The proteins below come from a single Nostoc sp. KVJ3 genomic window:
- a CDS encoding class I SAM-dependent methyltransferase — protein MQLITSLDIRNSEYLSKNRLISYHHQLRLIFSLGNQVKNILEIGIFNSLLTDILKNNRYNVTTADIDPNLNPEIILDLTKDFSLPKDKFDAIVLFQVLEHFPYEQSEQALKKLGIATKKFLVISIPYCTQYLTFQIKTSFSGRPRHLLLNVPKFWSKKPVCNQHYWEMGLKGYPKKRILNSVANAGLTVKQEFLDPTYPYHYFLVLEKTNNT, from the coding sequence ATGCAACTCATCACTTCGTTAGATATTAGAAATTCGGAATATTTATCAAAAAATCGGCTCATCAGTTATCATCATCAGTTGCGTCTAATTTTTTCGTTGGGTAATCAGGTAAAAAATATTCTGGAAATTGGGATTTTTAATTCCCTGTTAACAGACATTTTAAAGAACAATCGATACAATGTGACTACTGCTGATATTGATCCCAACCTCAATCCAGAAATTATTTTGGATCTGACAAAAGATTTTTCATTACCGAAAGATAAGTTTGATGCCATCGTCCTGTTTCAAGTGCTGGAACACTTTCCTTATGAACAGTCAGAACAAGCACTGAAAAAACTTGGCATTGCAACAAAGAAATTTTTGGTGATTTCTATTCCCTATTGCACCCAATACTTGACATTTCAAATCAAAACCTCCTTTTCAGGCAGACCAAGGCATTTATTACTCAATGTGCCAAAATTCTGGAGTAAAAAGCCAGTATGTAACCAGCACTACTGGGAAATGGGTTTAAAAGGATATCCCAAAAAGCGGATTTTAAACTCCGTTGCTAATGCTGGGTTAACTGTCAAGCAAGAATTTCTCGATCCTACTTATCCGTATCACTATTTTTTGGTCTTGGAAAAAACTAACAATACTTAG
- the htpG gene encoding molecular chaperone HtpG — MLEQGTISIHTDNIFPIIKKSLYSDHQIFLRELVSNAVDAIQKLKMVSRAGDYAGDIGEPEIELAIDKDNKTLSISDNGIGMTADEVKKYINQVAFSSAEEFIHKYEGKSDQPIIGHFGLGFYSSFMVAQKVEIDTLSYQEGAQAVHWTCDGSPAFTLEDSSRTTRGTTITLSLQGEEEEFLESARIKNLVKTYCDFLPVPIKLEGEVLNKQKAPWRESPSNLSQEDYLEFYRYLYPFQEEPLLWVHLNTDYPFIINGIMYFPKMRPDVDVTKGQIKLFCNQVFVSDNCEEIIPQFLMPMRGVIDSTDIPLNVSRSALQGDRTVKRIGDYIAKKVGDRLKELFRDNREQYISAWKDLGTFVKFGVLNDEKFKKQIEDIIVFRTTAKLTEKVAAETPVVEVQSSDGDAWQDVTPSPSAENSTPTAPYTTLKEYLERNKERNENRVFYSTDETTQATYIELHKNQGLEVLFMDSFIDTHFINFLEREYQDVKFTRVDSDLDNTLLEQDKDKEIVDPKTNKTRSETIKELFEKSLNKPKLNIRTEALKSDDPQGTPPAIVLLPEILRRLREMNAMMQQGTAEFPEDHVLLVNTAHPLIQNLANLNQGSIIQGDGQSSTDQLVNLICQHVYDLALMSQKGFDAEGMKSFVERSNEVLTKLTEQASK; from the coding sequence ATGCTAGAACAAGGCACTATCAGTATTCATACTGATAATATTTTCCCGATCATTAAGAAGTCGCTCTACTCAGATCACCAAATCTTCTTGCGGGAACTGGTATCCAACGCTGTAGATGCCATTCAAAAGCTGAAAATGGTATCCCGCGCCGGAGATTACGCTGGAGACATCGGCGAACCGGAAATTGAGCTTGCCATTGACAAAGATAATAAAACCCTATCGATTTCCGATAACGGTATCGGGATGACTGCCGATGAAGTTAAGAAATATATCAATCAGGTTGCCTTCTCTAGTGCTGAAGAATTTATTCATAAGTATGAAGGCAAATCAGATCAACCCATAATTGGGCACTTCGGTCTTGGTTTCTACTCTTCCTTTATGGTGGCGCAAAAGGTAGAAATTGATACTTTATCTTACCAAGAAGGGGCACAGGCGGTTCACTGGACTTGTGATGGTTCCCCAGCATTCACCCTAGAAGATTCGTCCCGAACAACTCGCGGCACTACTATTACTCTCAGCCTACAAGGAGAAGAGGAAGAATTTCTAGAGTCTGCACGAATTAAGAATCTTGTCAAGACTTATTGCGATTTCTTGCCAGTACCAATAAAACTAGAAGGTGAGGTATTAAATAAGCAAAAAGCACCGTGGCGAGAGTCTCCCAGTAATCTGAGTCAAGAAGATTATTTAGAGTTTTACCGCTACCTGTATCCTTTTCAGGAAGAACCTCTGTTGTGGGTGCATCTAAATACAGACTATCCCTTTATCATTAACGGGATTATGTATTTCCCCAAAATGAGGCCCGATGTAGATGTTACCAAAGGGCAGATCAAGCTATTTTGCAATCAAGTTTTTGTCAGTGACAACTGCGAAGAAATTATCCCGCAATTTTTGATGCCGATGCGGGGTGTGATTGATAGTACCGATATTCCGCTAAACGTATCGCGCAGTGCCTTGCAAGGCGATCGCACCGTGAAGCGAATTGGTGACTACATTGCCAAAAAAGTCGGCGATCGCCTCAAAGAACTTTTCCGCGATAATCGCGAACAATACATCAGTGCTTGGAAGGATCTTGGTACTTTTGTCAAATTCGGCGTTCTCAACGACGAGAAATTCAAAAAACAAATCGAAGATATCATTGTCTTCCGCACCACCGCCAAGCTAACAGAAAAAGTTGCTGCGGAAACTCCAGTGGTTGAAGTCCAGTCTTCAGACGGCGATGCTTGGCAAGATGTCACTCCCTCGCCCAGTGCTGAGAACTCAACACCCACTGCTCCTTACACCACACTGAAAGAGTATTTAGAACGCAACAAAGAACGCAACGAAAACCGCGTTTTCTACAGCACCGATGAAACAACCCAAGCTACATACATCGAACTGCACAAAAATCAAGGCTTGGAAGTCCTATTTATGGACTCCTTTATCGACACCCACTTTATCAACTTCCTAGAGCGGGAATATCAAGATGTCAAGTTTACGCGGGTAGACTCAGATTTAGATAATACCCTGCTGGAACAAGACAAAGATAAGGAAATTGTCGATCCGAAGACGAATAAAACTCGCAGTGAGACGATTAAAGAGTTATTTGAGAAATCCCTCAACAAACCCAAACTTAACATTCGTACCGAAGCGTTGAAATCAGACGATCCTCAAGGTACACCACCTGCGATCGTGCTTTTACCAGAGATTCTCCGCCGTCTGCGAGAAATGAACGCCATGATGCAGCAGGGGACAGCAGAGTTTCCTGAAGATCACGTTTTGCTAGTGAATACTGCTCATCCGCTCATTCAAAATCTGGCAAATTTGAACCAAGGTAGTATTATCCAAGGTGACGGTCAATCATCTACCGATCAGTTAGTTAACTTGATTTGCCAACACGTCTACGATTTAGCGCTGATGTCGCAGAAAGGATTTGACGCTGAGGGAATGAAATCTTTCGTCGAGCGATCGAATGAGGTACTCACCAAGCTGACAGAACAAGCTAGTAAATAG
- the rpmB gene encoding 50S ribosomal protein L28, with the protein MSRRCELTGKKANNAFAVSHSHRRTKRLQHANLQSKRIWWAGGNRWVKLKLSTKAIKTLEIKGLDAMAKEAGINLNHY; encoded by the coding sequence ATGTCTCGTCGCTGTGAACTAACTGGTAAGAAGGCAAATAACGCCTTTGCTGTTTCCCACTCCCACCGCCGTACAAAACGCCTTCAGCACGCCAATCTGCAAAGCAAGCGTATTTGGTGGGCAGGTGGAAATCGCTGGGTAAAATTAAAGCTTTCTACTAAAGCAATTAAAACCCTAGAAATTAAAGGGTTAGACGCAATGGCAAAAGAAGCTGGCATTAACCTCAATCATTACTAA
- a CDS encoding Uma2 family endonuclease codes for MLLELKRIHVPPGQRVLLRDVTWQELETILEDLGEHRAARIAYDRGILEIMAPLPEHEDDKEIISDLVKALLEELDIEFRCLGSTTFKNQVMAQGIEPDQCFYIKNESKIRGKKRLDLTVDPPPDLALEVDITSRTHPNIYEALKVPELWRFNKGKLQINVLQDEHYIESQQSLNFPRFNLVEAIPQYLKQSTTAGRNSTLKAFRLWIQTQIK; via the coding sequence ATGTTGTTGGAATTAAAGCGCATCCATGTTCCACCAGGACAAAGAGTGTTATTGCGAGATGTAACCTGGCAGGAATTAGAAACAATTCTAGAGGATTTAGGGGAACACCGTGCAGCAAGAATTGCTTATGACAGGGGAATATTGGAGATTATGGCACCACTGCCAGAACATGAAGATGACAAAGAAATTATTAGCGATTTAGTCAAAGCGCTTTTGGAAGAATTAGATATTGAGTTTAGATGTCTTGGTTCTACGACTTTCAAAAACCAAGTAATGGCTCAAGGTATAGAACCTGATCAGTGTTTCTATATCAAAAATGAATCTAAGATTCGCGGCAAGAAGCGACTAGATTTAACAGTAGATCCTCCTCCAGATTTAGCTCTAGAAGTTGATATTACTTCTCGCACTCATCCTAATATTTATGAAGCTTTAAAAGTACCTGAACTTTGGCGTTTTAATAAAGGAAAGCTCCAAATTAATGTTCTGCAAGATGAGCATTATATAGAGTCTCAGCAAAGCCTAAATTTTCCTAGATTTAACCTAGTTGAGGCGATTCCCCAATATCTCAAGCAAAGTACAACAGCAGGCAGAAATTCAACGCTCAAAGCTTTTCGTCTTTGGATACAAACGCAGATAAAATAA
- a CDS encoding cytochrome P450, translating to MPKDVFDLPAPSANSIVGHLFELGQDPLGFLTRCRDYGDIVPLQLGLTSSCLLTNPEYIEEVLKNRNDFIKSRGLRALKSLLGEGLLSAEGESWFWQRRLAQPVFHQKRINVYSEIMVEYTNRMVQTWHDGETHDIHEDMMRLTLLIVMKCIFSADVDAGEAKVVANALDVAMQWFESKRRQNFLVWEWFPRPENIRYRDAIAEMNEAIYKLIQERRNSGEKTNDLLTMLMEAKDEETLQQMDDKLLRDEVATLMLAGHETTANTLSWTWMLLAQNPEVREKLESELNQVLQGKLPTLEDLGKLVYTQQIIKESMRLYPPVPLMGREAAVDTQIGDYEIPQGMAIMISQWVMHRHPKYFNNPEVFQPERWTQEFEKQLPKGVYIPFGDGPRICIGKGFAQMEAALLLATIAQRFQIDLVPGYPIVPQPSITLRPVNGLKVQIKQMPIKTQVQ from the coding sequence ATGCCTAAAGATGTATTTGATTTACCTGCACCCTCAGCTAACTCTATTGTTGGACATCTATTTGAACTTGGACAAGACCCATTAGGATTTCTGACCCGTTGTCGTGACTATGGTGATATTGTTCCCTTACAGTTAGGGTTAACATCTAGTTGTTTATTAACTAATCCTGAATATATAGAAGAAGTTCTCAAAAACCGCAACGATTTTATTAAAAGCCGAGGCTTACGCGCCTTAAAAAGCTTATTAGGAGAAGGCTTATTAAGCGCAGAAGGAGAATCTTGGTTTTGGCAACGTCGCCTTGCTCAACCAGTATTTCACCAAAAACGCATTAATGTATATAGTGAAATAATGGTTGAGTACACCAACCGAATGGTTCAAACTTGGCACGATGGTGAAACTCATGACATTCACGAAGATATGATGCGCCTGACACTTTTAATAGTTATGAAGTGCATATTTAGCGCTGATGTGGATGCAGGAGAAGCAAAAGTTGTTGCCAATGCTCTAGATGTAGCAATGCAGTGGTTTGAAAGTAAGCGGCGACAGAATTTTTTGGTGTGGGAGTGGTTTCCCAGACCTGAAAATATCCGCTATCGTGATGCGATTGCCGAAATGAATGAAGCTATTTATAAACTGATTCAAGAGCGTCGCAATAGTGGGGAAAAAACCAATGATTTGTTGACAATGTTAATGGAAGCGAAAGACGAAGAAACTCTTCAGCAAATGGATGATAAATTGCTGCGGGATGAAGTCGCTACCTTAATGTTGGCAGGACATGAAACAACTGCAAATACTTTATCTTGGACGTGGATGCTCTTGGCACAAAATCCCGAAGTGCGTGAAAAATTAGAATCAGAGCTAAATCAAGTCTTGCAAGGAAAGTTACCAACCCTCGAAGACCTTGGGAAGTTAGTTTATACACAGCAAATTATCAAAGAATCAATGCGCTTATATCCTCCAGTCCCTCTGATGGGGAGGGAAGCAGCGGTAGATACCCAAATTGGTGATTATGAAATTCCCCAGGGTATGGCAATCATGATTAGCCAATGGGTAATGCACCGTCATCCAAAATATTTTAATAATCCTGAAGTTTTTCAGCCAGAAAGATGGACACAAGAGTTTGAAAAGCAACTTCCTAAAGGAGTATATATTCCTTTTGGAGATGGGCCAAGGATTTGTATTGGTAAAGGTTTTGCTCAAATGGAAGCAGCTTTGTTATTAGCGACTATTGCTCAACGGTTCCAAATAGATTTAGTGCCAGGATACCCAATTGTGCCCCAGCCTTCAATTACCTTACGTCCAGTAAACGGGCTGAAGGTACAAATCAAGCAGATGCCGATCAAAACGCAAGTCCAATAA
- the dxs gene encoding 1-deoxy-D-xylulose-5-phosphate synthase, whose translation MHLSEITHPNQLHGLSVRQLQQIARQIRDKHLQTVAVNGGHLGPGLGVVELTLGLYQTLDLDRDKVIWDVGHQAYPHKLLTGRYDRFHTLRQKDGVAGYLKLCENKFDHFGAGHASTSISAALGMALARDLKGEKFKAVAVIGDGALTGGMALEAINHAGHMPKTNLLVVLNDNDMSISRNVGAIPRYLNKMRLSQPVQFIKDNLEEQFKQIPFVGESLSPELGRIKEGMKRLAVPKVGAVFEELGFTYIGPVDGHNLEELIATFQQAHQIQGPVLVHVATIKGKGYEIAELDQVGYHAQSPFNVATGKAIPSSKPKPPAYAKVFSHTLVKLAEQNPKIVGITAAMATGTGLDKLQAKLPNQYIDVGIAEQHAITLAAGLATQGMRPVAAIYSTFLQRAYDQIIHDVCIQNLPVFFCLDRAGIVGSDGPTHQGMYDIAYLRCIPNIVIMAPKDEAELQSMVVTGINHTSGPIAMRYPRGNGYGVPLMEEGWEPLEIGKGEILRTGDDVLIVAYGTMVYPGMQAAEILSEHGIEATVINARFVKPLDTELILPLAKKIGRVVTLEEGCVMGGFGSAIAEALMDADILVPIKRFGVPDVLVDHAEPNESKTELGLTSDQIAERVLSAFFKQQVSAVV comes from the coding sequence ATGCATCTGAGCGAAATCACCCATCCTAATCAGTTGCACGGTTTATCTGTTCGCCAACTGCAACAGATTGCCCGTCAGATTCGAGATAAGCATCTGCAAACCGTAGCAGTTAATGGTGGACACTTGGGGCCAGGATTGGGTGTTGTAGAATTAACGCTAGGACTTTACCAGACGCTAGACTTAGATCGGGATAAAGTGATTTGGGATGTAGGACACCAAGCTTATCCCCACAAACTCCTTACAGGGCGCTACGATCGCTTCCACACCCTCAGACAAAAGGACGGAGTTGCAGGTTATCTCAAACTTTGTGAAAACAAGTTCGATCACTTTGGGGCTGGACATGCTTCTACAAGTATTTCCGCAGCATTGGGTATGGCTTTAGCGCGAGACTTGAAAGGCGAAAAATTTAAAGCTGTCGCTGTGATTGGCGATGGGGCGCTGACTGGCGGTATGGCTTTAGAAGCTATCAACCACGCAGGACACATGCCGAAAACCAACCTGTTGGTTGTTCTCAACGACAACGATATGTCTATATCTCGCAACGTCGGCGCAATTCCCCGCTATCTCAACAAAATGCGCCTCAGCCAACCGGTGCAATTTATCAAAGATAATCTTGAGGAACAATTTAAGCAAATTCCCTTCGTGGGTGAATCCCTGTCTCCCGAACTCGGACGCATCAAAGAAGGCATGAAACGCTTGGCTGTTCCCAAGGTAGGGGCAGTTTTTGAAGAATTGGGCTTTACTTACATCGGGCCAGTAGATGGGCATAACCTTGAAGAATTGATTGCTACCTTCCAACAAGCACATCAAATACAAGGCCCAGTTTTGGTACACGTAGCCACCATCAAGGGTAAAGGCTATGAAATTGCTGAATTAGATCAAGTTGGCTACCACGCCCAAAGCCCTTTCAACGTCGCAACCGGCAAAGCCATCCCTTCCAGTAAACCCAAACCCCCAGCTTATGCCAAAGTCTTTTCTCACACTCTGGTGAAACTCGCCGAACAAAACCCCAAAATCGTTGGAATTACCGCGGCGATGGCAACAGGAACAGGTTTAGATAAACTTCAAGCCAAACTGCCCAATCAATATATTGATGTCGGCATTGCTGAACAACACGCAATTACCCTAGCAGCAGGACTTGCAACTCAAGGGATGCGCCCCGTAGCCGCCATTTATTCTACCTTCCTGCAACGCGCTTATGACCAGATAATTCACGATGTCTGCATCCAAAACTTACCAGTATTCTTTTGCTTAGATCGGGCGGGAATTGTGGGATCTGATGGCCCCACTCATCAAGGTATGTATGACATCGCTTATCTGCGTTGCATTCCCAATATAGTAATAATGGCTCCCAAAGACGAAGCCGAATTGCAAAGCATGGTAGTAACTGGCATTAACCATACCAGTGGCCCCATCGCTATGCGTTACCCTCGTGGCAATGGCTACGGCGTTCCCCTGATGGAAGAAGGTTGGGAACCGTTGGAAATCGGCAAAGGTGAAATTCTCCGTACTGGCGATGATGTGTTAATCGTCGCTTATGGCACAATGGTCTATCCAGGAATGCAAGCTGCGGAAATTCTCAGCGAACACGGCATTGAAGCAACTGTAATTAATGCCCGTTTCGTTAAGCCTTTGGATACCGAGTTGATTTTGCCTTTAGCTAAGAAAATCGGCCGCGTCGTCACCTTAGAAGAAGGTTGTGTGATGGGTGGCTTTGGTAGTGCGATCGCAGAAGCCTTAATGGATGCAGATATTCTCGTTCCTATCAAGCGATTTGGTGTCCCAGATGTATTAGTAGATCATGCTGAACCCAATGAATCGAAGACAGAATTAGGTTTGACTAGCGATCAAATAGCAGAGAGAGTTTTATCAGCTTTCTTTAAGCAACAAGTATCTGCTGTTGTCTAG
- a CDS encoding aldo/keto reductase, whose product MSGTTPNSEMLYRVLGSTGEKVSAIGLGGWHIGLKNVDEQLGIRIVRTAIDRGITFMDNSWDYNGGVSEIRMGKALRDRYRDQVFLMTKIDGRSKKEAAKQLDESLQRLQVDCIDLVQHHEIIRYEDPHRVFDEEGANAALIEAREAGKIRYIGFTGHKDPHVHLHMLEIAAAQGFKFDTAQMPLNVMDAHYRSFAKLVVPELVKQNIGVLGMKSMANGILLKSNTVTPIECLHYALNLPTSVVITGIDSMEILEQAFEAVRTFQPMNDEQVRSLLAKTAKAASRGQFEPFKTSSIFDSTAQNPDWLGEEPKRIQQLMPA is encoded by the coding sequence ATGTCAGGAACTACGCCAAATTCCGAAATGCTATATCGAGTTCTCGGCAGTACAGGAGAGAAAGTTTCTGCAATTGGATTAGGTGGTTGGCACATCGGCTTGAAAAATGTTGATGAACAACTGGGTATCCGCATTGTGAGAACAGCGATCGATCGCGGCATCACCTTTATGGATAACAGTTGGGATTACAACGGGGGAGTCAGCGAAATTCGGATGGGAAAAGCGCTGCGCGATCGTTATCGCGATCAAGTTTTCCTGATGACGAAAATCGACGGGCGCTCTAAAAAAGAAGCAGCAAAACAGCTAGATGAATCACTTCAACGTCTGCAAGTGGATTGTATCGATCTGGTTCAGCACCACGAAATTATTCGGTACGAAGATCCCCATCGAGTTTTTGATGAAGAAGGGGCAAATGCTGCCTTAATTGAAGCACGGGAAGCCGGAAAAATCAGATACATTGGTTTCACTGGGCACAAAGATCCCCATGTTCACCTGCATATGCTGGAAATTGCCGCCGCTCAAGGGTTTAAATTTGATACGGCTCAGATGCCGCTCAATGTTATGGATGCTCATTACCGAAGCTTTGCAAAGCTGGTTGTGCCAGAACTGGTAAAGCAAAACATTGGTGTTCTGGGAATGAAAAGTATGGCAAACGGTATTCTTTTAAAGTCAAATACTGTAACGCCGATTGAGTGTTTACACTATGCTTTAAATCTGCCAACATCGGTTGTGATTACCGGAATTGACAGCATGGAGATTTTAGAGCAAGCCTTTGAAGCAGTACGGACATTTCAGCCAATGAATGACGAGCAAGTGCGATCGCTCTTAGCAAAAACAGCAAAAGCAGCATCACGCGGACAGTTTGAGCCTTTCAAAACCTCATCAATTTTCGACAGCACCGCCCAAAATCCAGATTGGCTAGGAGAGGAGCCAAAGCGCATCCAGCAATTGATGCCAGCGTGA
- a CDS encoding DUF4090 family protein yields the protein MPTETNPGNQTTTGADAIDEAIAQGIDFDGSPIPTAKLELYGKVMALEGNRQRSGVSNTMRSRIVRIGAKHIPQGELDQLLVDAGFAPLKEKEIAFFYSGK from the coding sequence ATGCCTACTGAAACTAACCCAGGGAATCAAACTACCACGGGTGCTGATGCTATTGATGAAGCGATCGCACAGGGAATTGATTTTGATGGTTCTCCCATTCCAACTGCCAAATTAGAACTTTATGGTAAAGTTATGGCGCTAGAAGGCAATAGACAGCGCAGTGGGGTATCAAATACTATGCGATCGCGCATTGTGCGAATTGGTGCAAAACATATTCCCCAAGGAGAACTTGACCAATTACTTGTAGATGCTGGTTTCGCACCCCTCAAAGAAAAAGAAATTGCCTTTTTTTATAGCGGAAAATAA